The Leucobacter rhizosphaerae genome includes a region encoding these proteins:
- a CDS encoding helix-turn-helix domain-containing protein, whose protein sequence is MRVADLLTEHSLQLRLETPTGPQRLSQEIVRCAPTEHLDPTPFLDPNVLLLTSGIGMNFSEESIWDGYVERLTRVPVAALAFAVGAAHATLPQGLIAACTAHDLPLLEVPTTVPLLKIDQHVESMLQAERIALLDRGWLLADECARLASQGAEISTLLAAMYAALELPIAVYDAFDSLIAQYPESVTWRTGPARASQPDTITVPLPMGLSNSCQLAVRLYGSSAEVEALLAPVTSILALQLNRSVVVDASSHQDMLRFVNRCVAWSESTRSDVANAFHELGLSRRAETTLLVADMSGEHAAAAWKLRVALHDTFHDVRVAELDEQLVALAQFPREEFDQVSERLLGIRPELPLVLRGPARTIDELRLALVHALNLIRHVTAPVMAPVLGLSAVVAAAAGRGARESAERFLAPLLEHDEQRATELLPTLRTWLRNDAQPSRTCEELFIHRNSLSYRLRRIEELLGTSLDTLDGRATCLMALRLVELEPY, encoded by the coding sequence GTGCGCGTCGCTGATCTGCTGACCGAACACTCCCTCCAGTTGCGCCTCGAAACGCCGACGGGGCCGCAGCGGCTCAGCCAGGAGATCGTGCGCTGCGCACCGACGGAACACCTCGACCCCACCCCCTTCCTCGACCCCAATGTGCTCCTCCTGACGTCCGGCATCGGCATGAACTTCTCCGAGGAGAGCATCTGGGACGGCTACGTCGAGCGTCTCACCCGCGTGCCGGTCGCCGCCCTCGCGTTCGCGGTCGGGGCGGCGCACGCCACCCTGCCCCAAGGACTCATCGCCGCGTGCACCGCGCACGACCTCCCGCTGCTGGAGGTGCCGACGACCGTACCGCTCCTCAAGATCGACCAGCACGTCGAGAGCATGCTGCAGGCGGAGCGCATCGCGCTGCTCGACCGCGGCTGGCTGCTCGCGGACGAGTGCGCCCGGCTCGCGAGCCAGGGCGCGGAGATCTCCACCCTGCTCGCGGCGATGTACGCGGCGCTCGAACTCCCGATCGCGGTCTACGACGCCTTCGACTCGCTGATCGCGCAGTACCCCGAGTCCGTGACGTGGCGGACCGGCCCGGCGCGGGCCTCCCAACCCGACACCATCACCGTGCCGCTCCCGATGGGGCTCAGCAACTCCTGTCAGCTCGCGGTTCGACTGTACGGCTCGTCCGCGGAGGTGGAAGCCCTGCTCGCTCCCGTCACCTCGATCCTCGCCCTGCAGCTGAATCGCTCGGTGGTCGTGGACGCGAGCAGCCACCAGGACATGCTCCGCTTCGTCAACCGCTGCGTCGCGTGGTCGGAGTCGACGCGCAGCGACGTGGCCAACGCGTTCCACGAGCTCGGACTGAGCCGGCGCGCGGAGACGACGCTGCTCGTCGCGGACATGAGCGGGGAGCACGCGGCCGCGGCGTGGAAGCTGCGCGTCGCCCTGCACGACACCTTCCACGACGTCCGGGTGGCGGAGCTCGACGAGCAGCTCGTCGCGCTGGCGCAGTTCCCGCGCGAGGAGTTCGACCAGGTGTCCGAGCGTTTGCTCGGGATCCGGCCAGAACTGCCGCTCGTGCTGCGCGGCCCGGCGCGCACCATCGACGAGCTCCGGCTCGCACTCGTGCACGCGCTCAACCTGATCCGGCATGTCACGGCCCCGGTCATGGCCCCCGTGCTCGGGCTCAGCGCGGTGGTCGCGGCGGCGGCCGGTCGGGGCGCCCGGGAGTCGGCCGAGCGCTTCCTCGCGCCGCTCCTCGAGCACGACGAGCAGCGCGCGACCGAGTTGCTGCCCACCCTGCGCACCTGGCTGCGGAACGACGCGCAGCCGTCGCGCACCTGCGAGGAGCTGTTCATCCACCGCAACTCGCTGAGCTATCGCCTGCGGCGCATCGAGGAGCTGCTCGGCACCTCGCTCGACACGCTCGACGGGCGCGCGACCTGCCTCATGGCACTCCGGCTCGTGGAGCTCGAGCCGTACTAG
- the pxpA gene encoding 5-oxoprolinase subunit PxpA, protein MTAQRSDSVSVNSDMGEAFGLHTFGNDAALMSVIDVANVACGFHSGDPGTMDETVRLAKQHGVSVGAHPGLPDLVGFGRREMKLTADEVESLIRYQVGALSGFLRKYDLPLHHIKPHGSLYGMLARDEELMLGAVKVARDYGVPVFGIAGSAHQLVAEREGVEFIGELYVDLDYNADGGLIILRQPHETNIVAAAERARRALDTGTILSVDGTELPITFGSICVHSDTPNAVEVASAVRAVVDG, encoded by the coding sequence ATGACTGCACAGCGAAGTGACTCGGTTTCGGTGAACTCGGATATGGGCGAGGCGTTCGGCCTCCACACCTTCGGCAACGACGCGGCGCTGATGTCGGTGATCGACGTCGCGAACGTCGCCTGCGGATTCCACTCGGGGGATCCCGGCACCATGGACGAGACCGTCCGGCTCGCGAAGCAGCACGGGGTCAGCGTCGGCGCTCACCCCGGACTCCCCGATCTCGTCGGGTTCGGCCGGCGTGAGATGAAACTCACCGCCGACGAGGTCGAGAGCCTCATCCGCTACCAGGTCGGTGCGCTGAGCGGATTCCTGCGCAAGTACGATCTGCCGCTGCACCACATCAAGCCGCACGGCTCGCTCTACGGCATGCTCGCCCGCGATGAGGAGCTCATGCTCGGCGCCGTGAAGGTGGCCCGCGACTACGGGGTCCCCGTGTTCGGGATCGCCGGCTCCGCGCATCAGCTGGTGGCCGAGCGTGAGGGTGTGGAGTTCATCGGTGAGCTCTACGTCGACCTCGACTACAACGCCGACGGCGGGCTCATCATCCTGCGTCAGCCGCACGAGACCAACATCGTCGCCGCCGCGGAACGGGCGCGCCGCGCGCTCGACACCGGCACGATCCTCTCGGTCGACGGCACTGAGCTGCCGATCACCTTCGGGAGCATCTGCGTCCACTCCGACACCCCGAACGCCGTAGAGGTCGCGAGCGCCGTGCGCGCCGTCGTCGACGGCTAG
- a CDS encoding hydantoinase/oxoprolinase family protein has protein sequence MSSVRVAVDVGGTFTDVCIFDDETKQMRVTKVPSTPSDPMIAVMNGVERGDIDLSEVSLFSHGTTVATNALITRNFPAAALVTTRGFRDVLEIRDGTKDDLWDAYNDVSAPYIRRRDRFEVTERIDFSGNTVQPLDEAEARSLAELLLRRGVKTIAVCFLNSYANPAHETRMREILEEVIPDATVSTSAEILPEIFEYPRFNTAVANAVLAPLVSGYVNRLADRLRDGGYQGDLLLLHSGGGSMTPRLVEKFPVRLAASGIAAGAISAKHIAQQCGYDNAVSLDMGGTSTDIALVADGELRVSQEWQVEYGHPIIFPSIEVLTIGAGGGSLAHIDIAGSLRNGPQSAGADPGPACYDTGGDQPTNTDANVVLGRLGTSLAGGVKQLDRSLAEEAIRRVVAEPLGMGLEEAAQAVVSVANANMADAVRLVSIRRGYDPRDFALLAFGGAGALHGADVARELGIPTVIVPPNPGVTSAMGCLLVDIQHDFAQMYTGLASAADEEGIEQAFLGLEGEASARLRHEGVSDENALLQRKISMRYRGQWRSLQVPMGSGPGALTRAVRTFHEQYEREFAFRQDDAPVEVYQLHVAAVGKTPKPSFRPAELVEQEPGAAAERRAVYFGDDGWLDTPVYDRTDLAAGTAFAGPAILNQLDSTTVVPPHTRAEIDEWLNIRIHLEEINR, from the coding sequence ATGAGCAGTGTTCGTGTCGCAGTCGACGTCGGGGGAACATTCACCGACGTCTGCATCTTTGACGACGAGACGAAGCAGATGCGCGTCACGAAAGTGCCGTCGACACCGAGCGATCCGATGATCGCGGTGATGAACGGAGTGGAGCGGGGCGACATCGACCTCAGTGAGGTCTCACTCTTCTCGCACGGCACGACGGTGGCGACGAACGCGTTGATCACCCGCAACTTCCCGGCCGCCGCGCTCGTCACCACCCGCGGGTTCCGCGACGTGCTCGAGATCCGCGACGGCACCAAGGACGACCTGTGGGACGCGTACAACGACGTGTCCGCGCCGTACATCCGCCGCCGGGATCGCTTCGAGGTCACCGAGCGGATCGACTTCAGCGGCAACACGGTGCAGCCGCTCGACGAGGCCGAGGCGCGCTCGCTCGCCGAGCTGCTGCTGCGCCGCGGGGTGAAGACCATCGCGGTCTGCTTCCTGAACTCCTACGCGAACCCCGCCCACGAGACCCGGATGCGCGAGATCCTCGAGGAGGTCATCCCCGACGCGACGGTGTCGACCTCGGCCGAGATCCTGCCCGAGATCTTCGAGTACCCGCGCTTCAATACCGCGGTCGCGAACGCGGTGCTCGCGCCGCTCGTCTCCGGGTACGTGAACCGGCTGGCGGATCGGCTCCGCGATGGCGGTTACCAGGGCGACCTGCTGCTGCTGCACTCGGGCGGCGGATCCATGACCCCGCGCCTCGTCGAGAAGTTCCCCGTGCGGCTCGCCGCGTCGGGCATCGCGGCCGGCGCGATCTCCGCGAAGCACATCGCCCAGCAGTGCGGCTACGACAACGCCGTGAGTCTCGACATGGGCGGCACCTCGACCGACATCGCGCTCGTCGCCGACGGCGAGCTGCGGGTCTCGCAGGAGTGGCAGGTGGAGTACGGCCACCCGATCATCTTCCCCTCGATCGAGGTGCTCACGATCGGCGCCGGCGGCGGATCCCTCGCGCACATCGACATCGCCGGCTCGCTCCGCAACGGCCCGCAGTCGGCCGGCGCGGATCCCGGACCCGCATGCTACGACACCGGCGGCGATCAGCCGACGAACACCGACGCGAACGTCGTGCTCGGGCGCCTCGGCACCTCGCTCGCGGGCGGCGTCAAGCAACTCGACCGGTCGCTCGCGGAGGAGGCGATCCGCCGGGTCGTCGCCGAGCCGCTCGGCATGGGACTCGAGGAGGCCGCGCAGGCGGTCGTCTCGGTCGCGAACGCCAACATGGCCGACGCCGTGCGGCTCGTCTCGATCCGACGCGGCTACGATCCGCGCGACTTCGCCCTGCTCGCGTTCGGCGGGGCCGGGGCGCTCCACGGCGCCGACGTCGCGCGCGAGCTCGGGATCCCGACCGTGATCGTGCCGCCGAACCCCGGTGTGACCTCGGCCATGGGCTGCCTGCTCGTCGACATCCAGCACGACTTCGCGCAGATGTACACCGGGCTCGCCTCCGCCGCGGATGAAGAGGGGATCGAGCAGGCGTTCCTCGGACTCGAGGGTGAGGCCTCGGCCCGGCTCCGGCACGAGGGCGTGTCCGACGAGAACGCGCTGCTGCAGCGCAAGATCTCGATGCGCTACCGCGGGCAGTGGCGGTCGCTGCAGGTGCCGATGGGCTCCGGCCCGGGGGCGCTCACCCGGGCGGTGCGCACCTTCCACGAGCAGTACGAGCGCGAGTTCGCATTCCGGCAGGACGACGCCCCCGTCGAGGTCTACCAGCTGCACGTCGCTGCGGTCGGCAAGACGCCGAAGCCGTCCTTCCGCCCCGCGGAGCTCGTCGAGCAGGAGCCCGGCGCCGCCGCCGAACGCCGCGCCGTCTACTTCGGCGACGACGGCTGGCTCGACACTCCGGTCTACGACCGCACGGACCTCGCGGCCGGCACCGCCTTCGCCGGTCCCGCGATCCTCAATCAGCTCGACTCCACCACCGTCGTGCCGCCGCACACCCGGGCGGAGATCGACGAATGGCTCAACATCCGCATCCACCTCGAGGAGATCAACCGATGA
- a CDS encoding acetyl-CoA carboxylase produces the protein MSSQIIAPIPGIFYRRPAPDKDPFVEVGDTVEAGQTIGVIEIMKQFTEVRSEAAGVVASFDVEDLGMVGPGDVIATID, from the coding sequence ATGAGTTCACAGATCATCGCCCCCATCCCGGGTATCTTCTACCGCCGTCCGGCCCCGGACAAGGACCCGTTCGTCGAGGTGGGAGACACCGTCGAGGCCGGCCAGACCATCGGGGTCATCGAGATCATGAAGCAGTTCACCGAGGTGCGGAGCGAGGCCGCCGGTGTGGTGGCCTCCTTCGACGTCGAGGATCTCGGGATGGTGGGCCCCGGCGACGTCATCGCGACGATCGACTAG
- a CDS encoding cupin domain-containing protein, translating into MSTGAHSRVQLENEHFRVTEWTIDPGGVIPMHRHDFEYVVVPMVTDTMHVVTAAGEEIVAELVAGESYTRPAGSEHQVENRTSDSPVVFVEVEKLA; encoded by the coding sequence ATGAGCACGGGTGCGCACAGCAGAGTCCAGCTGGAGAACGAGCACTTCCGCGTGACGGAGTGGACGATCGATCCGGGCGGGGTGATCCCGATGCACCGGCACGATTTCGAGTACGTGGTGGTGCCGATGGTGACCGACACGATGCACGTCGTGACCGCGGCGGGCGAGGAGATCGTCGCCGAGCTCGTGGCCGGCGAGAGCTACACGCGGCCGGCGGGATCGGAGCACCAGGTCGAGAACCGCACCTCGGACTCCCCCGTGGTCTTCGTGGAAGTGGAGAAGCTGGCGTGA
- a CDS encoding GNAT family N-acetyltransferase codes for MSAIVVRPVTAADREAWAGLYRGYRDFYGKPHDPAVYDTVWGWLLDDTHESRALVAELDGTLLGLGHFRRFSRPIDGAHGLYLDDLFTSPEARGTGAGTAILHRLAEIARDEGASLVRWITADTNATARSLYDRIAKETPWVTYDLAPAAE; via the coding sequence GTGAGCGCGATCGTCGTACGTCCCGTCACCGCCGCCGACCGCGAGGCCTGGGCCGGGCTCTACCGCGGGTACCGCGATTTCTACGGCAAGCCCCACGATCCCGCCGTGTACGACACCGTCTGGGGGTGGCTGCTCGATGACACCCACGAGTCCCGCGCGCTCGTCGCCGAGCTCGACGGCACGCTACTCGGACTCGGTCACTTCCGCAGATTCTCGCGGCCGATCGATGGGGCGCACGGGCTGTACCTCGACGACCTCTTCACCTCGCCCGAGGCGCGGGGCACGGGGGCCGGCACCGCGATCCTGCACCGGCTCGCGGAAATCGCGCGCGACGAGGGAGCGTCACTCGTCCGGTGGATCACCGCCGACACGAACGCGACCGCGCGGAGCCTGTACGACCGGATCGCGAAGGAGACCCCCTGGGTCACGTACGACCTCGCCCCCGCCGCGGAGTAG
- a CDS encoding acyl-CoA thioesterase produces the protein MTEYRQIVRKWVKPEDLNQHGALFGGRLLQWVDEEAAILAVAQLGTTSLVTRYISEINFSARADRGDLLELDFRVQAFGRTSLTLTCRVENAVTGQEILTLDRIVFVAVDDNGQAVPHGRTEATAGTERLRQR, from the coding sequence ATGACTGAGTACCGGCAGATCGTACGCAAATGGGTGAAGCCCGAGGACCTGAATCAGCACGGCGCGCTGTTCGGCGGGCGCTTGCTGCAGTGGGTCGATGAGGAGGCCGCAATCCTCGCGGTCGCGCAGCTCGGCACGACGAGCCTCGTGACGCGATACATCTCGGAGATCAACTTCAGCGCGCGCGCCGACCGCGGCGACCTGCTCGAGCTCGACTTCCGCGTGCAGGCGTTCGGGCGCACCTCGCTCACCCTCACCTGCCGGGTTGAGAACGCGGTGACGGGCCAGGAGATCCTGACCCTCGACCGCATCGTGTTCGTCGCGGTCGACGACAACGGACAGGCCGTGCCCCACGGCCGCACCGAGGCGACCGCGGGCACGGAGCGCCTGCGCCAGCGCTGA
- a CDS encoding PucR family transcriptional regulator, giving the protein MVDSAPPLDELERLHTALDITNTLISAVSATDPVRALASRISTICRGTAIIYDFEGSVVASTGEAPTQLIWNEVAATNRREISIEIGRWYVRTRRVALRDGVHVIAIASRAEDTLDQIGELLLDTSERLLGAVHGIQYGATQRDRRDNEQLIATLHDGVLPAREHRFWSRLAQFRFPAYAPIRALELAPLTGGSATDAHLSGLIGRARSEGLPFLTMLRRADMDSPATIAALIPESEASAQWMALTSRDFLLGASAPSSALSAVPECVREAETALGIARQWGGAAGIPSEIGPVLIDRIDLSTWLLSHVDARQLRERIERTLAQIASPQLRETLITYLAAEQNVTRTAEALFVHPNTIRYRLTRIEEALGEPVTSPFALANVILAMHPELIGRSAELRRGEP; this is encoded by the coding sequence ATGGTTGACTCCGCACCACCCCTCGACGAGCTCGAGCGTCTGCACACCGCCCTCGACATCACGAACACCCTGATCTCGGCGGTCTCGGCGACCGATCCCGTGCGCGCGCTCGCGTCGCGGATCAGCACCATCTGCCGCGGCACCGCCATCATCTACGACTTCGAGGGGTCGGTCGTCGCGAGCACCGGTGAGGCCCCCACGCAGCTCATCTGGAACGAGGTCGCGGCGACGAACCGGCGTGAGATCAGCATCGAGATCGGCCGGTGGTACGTGCGCACCCGCCGGGTCGCGCTCCGCGACGGGGTGCACGTCATCGCGATCGCGAGCCGCGCTGAAGACACGCTCGACCAGATCGGCGAGCTGCTGCTCGACACCTCGGAGCGGCTCCTCGGCGCCGTGCACGGGATCCAGTACGGCGCGACGCAGCGGGATCGCCGCGACAACGAGCAGCTCATCGCGACCCTGCACGACGGTGTGCTTCCCGCGCGCGAGCACCGCTTCTGGAGCCGGCTCGCGCAGTTCCGCTTTCCAGCGTACGCGCCGATCCGCGCTCTGGAGCTCGCGCCGCTCACGGGCGGCTCGGCGACCGACGCGCACCTCTCCGGGCTGATCGGGCGCGCCCGCTCGGAGGGGTTGCCGTTCCTCACGATGCTCCGCCGGGCCGACATGGACTCGCCCGCGACCATCGCCGCGCTGATCCCGGAGTCCGAGGCGAGCGCGCAGTGGATGGCGCTCACCTCGCGCGACTTCCTGCTCGGCGCCTCCGCGCCGTCGTCGGCGCTGTCGGCGGTGCCCGAGTGCGTGCGCGAGGCGGAGACCGCGCTGGGGATCGCGCGGCAGTGGGGCGGCGCCGCCGGGATCCCGAGCGAGATCGGGCCCGTGCTCATCGACCGGATCGACCTCTCGACCTGGCTGCTCTCGCACGTCGACGCGCGGCAGCTCCGGGAGCGCATCGAGCGGACCCTGGCGCAGATCGCGTCGCCGCAGCTCCGGGAGACGTTGATCACCTATCTCGCGGCGGAGCAGAACGTCACCCGCACCGCGGAGGCGCTCTTCGTGCACCCGAACACGATCCGATACCGGCTCACGCGCATCGAGGAGGCGCTCGGCGAGCCCGTCACGTCGCCGTTCGCCCTCGCGAACGTGATCCTCGCGATGCACCCCGAGCTCATCGGGCGCTCGGCCGAACTCCGACGCGGGGAGCCCTGA
- a CDS encoding hydantoinase B/oxoprolinase family protein, whose translation MSEASAPAVGAARQTALDPVTFEVLKNAFATSVDLMSEQILRTCYSFVIYSRDFSSALCDARGNTVMQGSGDIAVHVGTLHFQAKAVIEEFDGDIHPGDVFAINDPYRGGTHFNDVSFVRPIFSKGRIIAFAQNKGHWADIGGKVPGSFDVSASEHFGEGLRITPIRVWSGGKFLHDVAQLLVANTRAPEQALGDLHAQSEATAVCEREVLRLVDRYGTETVELAMQETQDYVERTVRRRLADLPQGRWETVDYMDLDPGKSEGLVPIKIVMTLDGEGIHYNLEGSADVVDTFLNSGYGTTFSAIYAGTKTFFPDVPLNSGFYAAVTAEIGPEGTVVNAGWPYAVTGFCSGPYEKLMNGIFEIWSQIMPERAMACAFNLEYLLVGGRDARSEDNPYFMWYDWMAGGWGGRSSKDGSNATAPVFGVGLAVQACEGQERLTPVLTTMHQIGTDSGGPGRFRGGCGVEKGGTLTDADASVMSYCCDRARSITWGIEGGLPSIPHGVWLNRDTADERFLGSVFSSVPVQPGDTFYRPSAGGGGFGDPLDRTPEEVLEDVIDGYVSIERADADYGVVITAIDPELDRYEIDRDATATKREWIREHRAEWITSDAEEVAAKYRAGDLGLLDVIRRHGVILDWGTGELFEETTRQHREQMSRRSAAHWAA comes from the coding sequence ATGAGTGAAGCATCCGCACCGGCCGTCGGCGCCGCCCGACAGACCGCCCTCGACCCCGTGACGTTCGAGGTGTTGAAGAACGCCTTCGCCACGAGCGTCGACCTGATGAGCGAGCAGATCCTGCGCACCTGCTACTCCTTCGTCATCTACTCGCGCGACTTCTCGTCGGCGCTCTGCGATGCGCGGGGCAACACGGTCATGCAGGGATCGGGCGACATCGCGGTCCACGTCGGCACCCTCCACTTCCAGGCCAAGGCCGTCATCGAGGAGTTCGACGGCGACATTCACCCGGGCGACGTGTTCGCGATCAACGACCCCTACCGCGGCGGCACGCACTTCAACGACGTCTCGTTCGTGCGGCCGATCTTCTCGAAGGGGCGCATCATCGCCTTCGCGCAGAACAAGGGGCACTGGGCCGACATCGGCGGCAAGGTGCCGGGATCCTTCGACGTGTCGGCGTCGGAGCACTTCGGCGAGGGACTCCGGATCACCCCCATCCGGGTGTGGTCGGGCGGCAAGTTCCTGCACGATGTCGCCCAGTTGCTGGTCGCGAACACCCGCGCCCCGGAGCAGGCGCTCGGCGACCTGCACGCGCAGTCGGAGGCGACCGCGGTGTGCGAGCGCGAAGTGCTGCGACTCGTCGACCGCTACGGCACGGAGACGGTCGAGCTCGCGATGCAGGAGACGCAGGACTACGTCGAGCGCACCGTGCGCCGGCGGCTCGCGGACCTGCCGCAGGGCCGGTGGGAGACCGTCGACTACATGGACCTCGATCCGGGCAAGTCGGAGGGCCTCGTGCCCATCAAGATCGTCATGACGCTCGACGGCGAGGGGATCCACTACAACCTCGAGGGCAGTGCCGACGTCGTCGACACCTTCCTGAACTCCGGGTACGGCACCACGTTCTCGGCGATCTACGCCGGCACGAAGACCTTCTTCCCCGACGTGCCGCTCAACTCCGGCTTCTACGCCGCGGTGACGGCGGAGATCGGGCCCGAGGGCACCGTGGTGAACGCGGGCTGGCCGTACGCGGTCACGGGCTTCTGCTCGGGGCCGTACGAGAAGCTGATGAACGGGATCTTCGAGATCTGGTCGCAGATCATGCCCGAGCGCGCGATGGCCTGCGCGTTCAACCTCGAGTACCTGCTCGTGGGCGGGCGCGATGCCCGCAGCGAGGACAACCCGTACTTCATGTGGTACGACTGGATGGCCGGCGGCTGGGGCGGCCGATCCTCGAAGGACGGCTCCAACGCGACCGCGCCGGTGTTCGGCGTGGGCCTCGCGGTCCAGGCCTGCGAGGGGCAGGAACGGCTGACGCCCGTGCTGACCACGATGCATCAGATCGGCACCGACTCCGGGGGGCCCGGCCGCTTCCGCGGCGGCTGCGGCGTGGAGAAGGGCGGCACGCTCACCGACGCGGACGCCTCGGTCATGAGTTACTGCTGCGACCGCGCCCGCTCGATCACCTGGGGCATCGAGGGCGGTCTGCCGTCGATCCCGCACGGCGTCTGGCTGAACCGCGACACCGCCGACGAGCGGTTCCTCGGATCGGTGTTCTCCTCGGTGCCGGTGCAGCCGGGCGACACCTTCTACCGACCCTCCGCGGGCGGCGGCGGGTTCGGGGATCCGCTGGACCGCACCCCGGAGGAGGTGCTCGAGGACGTGATCGACGGCTACGTGTCGATCGAGCGCGCCGACGCGGACTACGGTGTGGTGATCACGGCGATCGATCCCGAGCTGGATCGGTACGAGATCGACCGCGACGCGACCGCGACGAAGCGGGAGTGGATCCGGGAGCACCGCGCCGAGTGGATCACGAGCGATGCCGAGGAGGTCGCAGCCAAGTACCGGGCGGGGGATCTCGGGCTTCTCGATGTGATCCGTCGGCACGGCGTGATCCTGGACTGGGGCACCGGAGAGCTCTTCGAGGAAACCACCCGGCAACATCGGGAGCAGATGTCCCGCCGCTCGGCGGCGCACTGGGCGGCGTAG
- a CDS encoding purine-cytosine permease family protein yields the protein MSLNLTGSNDDVEATDTLARQGDDQDQMSRGRLTMAWYGTASAFFFVYIGAAMASAYGTVNAIIGIILTIIVYGLINAVLSRYAINNRTTVAQFSRTILGNAGSAIAMIIFALIAIYYAVFEGSIVAYAFMTAFGGEMWMWSLIVVIYSTPLIIGGVRRFLDKINGILMPIYFFGLVAAVVWAGVQYGFTDAWITHAPEVPVPLSMGGPGWLATFAGYMGVWIMMMFTMDFAALGKRKDIKYHQRITFGPLFYVLAYGFSAFVGIFLTFTIPGLEASETGLAGGLVSLMGILGLIVVIATQTRINTANYYLGAANLRAFGEKVFKINMPNIVWVLLSSVIIFLFMLLPVVQYLLIALAWQGVLVTAWVAIALTHILLDRWQHQEHAAIGDQHYKAFNNNGLIAWIVATLVGIVMLQLGTFNPELAGIGATWGPILTAVSAALVYGILWKANPVSRTGLITVVGT from the coding sequence GTGTCACTCAACCTAACCGGGAGCAACGACGACGTCGAAGCGACCGACACCCTGGCCCGCCAGGGAGACGATCAAGACCAGATGAGCCGCGGCCGCCTCACGATGGCGTGGTACGGCACCGCGAGCGCGTTCTTCTTCGTCTACATCGGCGCCGCGATGGCCTCGGCCTACGGCACGGTGAACGCCATCATCGGCATCATTCTGACCATCATCGTCTACGGGCTCATCAACGCGGTGCTCTCGCGCTACGCGATCAACAACCGCACGACCGTGGCTCAGTTCTCCCGGACCATCCTCGGCAACGCGGGATCCGCGATCGCGATGATCATCTTCGCGCTCATCGCGATCTACTACGCCGTGTTCGAGGGCTCGATCGTCGCGTACGCGTTCATGACGGCGTTCGGCGGTGAGATGTGGATGTGGAGCCTGATCGTCGTCATCTACTCGACGCCGCTCATCATCGGCGGCGTGCGCCGCTTCCTCGACAAGATCAACGGCATCCTCATGCCGATCTACTTCTTCGGGTTGGTCGCGGCCGTCGTGTGGGCGGGCGTGCAGTACGGGTTCACCGACGCGTGGATCACCCACGCGCCCGAGGTGCCCGTTCCGCTCTCGATGGGCGGCCCCGGCTGGCTCGCCACGTTCGCCGGCTACATGGGCGTGTGGATCATGATGATGTTCACCATGGACTTCGCCGCGCTCGGCAAGCGCAAGGACATCAAGTACCACCAGCGCATCACCTTCGGCCCGCTGTTCTACGTGCTCGCCTATGGCTTCTCCGCGTTCGTCGGGATCTTCCTGACCTTCACGATCCCGGGCCTCGAGGCCTCCGAGACCGGTCTCGCCGGTGGCCTCGTGAGTCTCATGGGCATCCTCGGTCTGATCGTCGTGATCGCGACGCAGACGCGTATCAACACCGCGAACTACTACCTCGGTGCCGCGAACCTGCGCGCCTTCGGCGAGAAGGTCTTCAAGATCAACATGCCGAACATCGTGTGGGTGCTGCTGTCGTCGGTGATCATCTTCCTGTTCATGCTGCTGCCCGTCGTGCAGTACCTGCTCATCGCGCTCGCCTGGCAGGGCGTGCTCGTGACGGCCTGGGTGGCGATCGCGCTCACCCACATCCTGCTCGACCGCTGGCAGCACCAGGAGCACGCCGCGATCGGCGACCAGCACTACAAGGCCTTCAACAACAACGGCCTGATCGCCTGGATCGTCGCGACGCTCGTGGGCATCGTGATGCTGCAGCTCGGCACCTTCAACCCGGAGCTCGCCGGCATCGGCGCGACCTGGGGCCCGATCCTCACGGCGGTCTCCGCGGCGCTCGTCTACGGGATCCTGTGGAAGGCGAACCCCGTGAGCCGAACGGGCCTCATCACGGTGGTGGGGACCTAG